The Epilithonimonas zeae genome contains a region encoding:
- a CDS encoding DUF6759 domain-containing protein, which produces MKKIFLLLFFLVSLSVFSQSVFEAKSTTDRAVVENFIRNNPKHPAVPELKQRALSLKYGGSSAVAKPTVTAMTENKIEKTSKVGTTAAKGQPSEQAKNTAAVLTSLFNNDPNKKEVIVQFVNKSKCVLVIKISGKKFYNLSVPANGQNYILVDKGSYNVSTMICDATYNQNKAFTKDVIITLKGN; this is translated from the coding sequence ATGAAGAAGATATTTTTACTTTTGTTTTTTTTAGTTTCTCTTTCCGTTTTCTCACAAAGCGTCTTCGAAGCCAAATCAACCACAGACAGAGCCGTTGTAGAAAATTTCATCCGTAACAATCCTAAGCACCCTGCCGTTCCAGAATTAAAACAAAGAGCCTTATCCTTAAAATATGGAGGAAGTTCCGCAGTAGCTAAACCAACGGTAACGGCAATGACTGAAAATAAAATCGAGAAAACATCCAAAGTTGGAACTACAGCTGCAAAAGGACAACCTTCTGAACAAGCAAAAAATACCGCTGCAGTTCTGACAAGTCTTTTCAATAACGACCCGAACAAAAAAGAAGTGATTGTACAGTTTGTCAATAAATCCAAATGTGTTCTTGTCATCAAAATCAGTGGTAAAAAATTCTACAACCTTTCAGTTCCCGCAAATGGACAAAATTATATTTTGGTAGATAAAGGAAGCTATAACGTTTCAACTATGATTTGTGATGCTACTTACAATCAGAACAAAGCGTTTACAAAAGATGTGATTATTACATTAAAAGGAAACTAA
- the tsf gene encoding translation elongation factor Ts encodes MSYTPVAADVAKLRNTTGAGMMDCKKALVEAEGDFEKAIDILRKKGQKVAANRADRDSSEGAVIARVNEDNTLGVVISLNCETDFVAKNEAFIELAYELAEMAIFAATKEELLATDFHGMTVADKLIEQTGVIGEKIEIGAFERIEGPFLGAYIHAGNKIAAITSLSAKAEGADEAAKAVSMQVAAMNPIALDENAVSQETIDKELEIERHKLTEEGKPANIIDNILKGKMQRFYKDNTLVHQDFIKDSSMSVADYVKSVNADLKVTGFVRVALA; translated from the coding sequence ATGTCTTACACACCAGTAGCTGCAGACGTAGCAAAACTAAGAAACACGACAGGTGCAGGAATGATGGACTGCAAAAAAGCTTTAGTAGAAGCTGAGGGAGATTTCGAAAAAGCAATCGACATCCTTAGAAAAAAAGGACAAAAAGTTGCTGCTAACAGAGCGGACAGAGATTCTTCTGAAGGTGCAGTTATCGCAAGAGTAAATGAGGATAACACTTTAGGTGTTGTTATTTCTTTGAACTGTGAAACTGATTTCGTTGCTAAAAACGAAGCGTTCATCGAGTTGGCTTATGAATTAGCTGAAATGGCAATTTTTGCTGCTACTAAAGAAGAATTATTAGCGACAGATTTCCACGGAATGACTGTTGCTGATAAATTAATCGAGCAAACAGGTGTTATCGGTGAGAAAATCGAGATCGGAGCATTTGAAAGAATCGAAGGACCTTTCTTGGGCGCTTATATCCACGCTGGAAATAAAATTGCTGCAATCACTTCTCTTTCTGCTAAGGCTGAAGGTGCTGACGAAGCTGCAAAAGCTGTTTCTATGCAAGTTGCTGCAATGAACCCAATCGCTCTTGACGAAAATGCGGTTTCTCAGGAGACTATCGATAAAGAATTGGAAATCGAAAGACATAAACTAACAGAAGAAGGTAAGCCTGCAAACATTATCGATAATATCTTGAAAGGTAAAATGCAGAGATTCTACAAAGATAATACTTTGGTACACCAAGATTTCATCAAAGATTCTAGCATGTCAGTTGCTGATTATGTAAAATCTGTGAATGCAGATCTTAAAGTAACAGGTTTTGTAAGAGTTGCTCTTGCTTAA
- a CDS encoding choice-of-anchor L domain-containing protein, whose product MQAQFINVDVTTYTPQQLVEEFLGAKVSTCISVSNVTVKGGNITSGGASYGYFDKGTSNFDIDKGIILSTGNVLKAPGPNDALQSEIGSGWGGDTDLYDLLGVLNTNATYLEFDFISSISDKVSFEYMFLSEEYDKFKSVTGCGYSDIFAFLIKPVGSAGPYTNIALVPGTNQPVSVVNIRGGGGNCPSKNEDYFGSFNPQTSTSLSPTNFNGQTKILIATADVEIGKKYHIKLVIGDESNPTHDSAVFLKAGSFVGIKDLGSDLSLEAGTALCATGTHEIDATPSPVQGVATNYKWYRNGVLVANGMIPKFLVDNTNYGYYEVEIDLDTNCKLKGHINIEPQILPIIGATNFNNICDEDLDGNADVILNTYTSQVVSNLSQDYGFDIKYFEYPPANINNPTEAAITNVKFNSASKDVYMWLKPGSCNPTLTKITLTKNTLSSFDNSVSLKPFDICDEKLEGKKEVDISSPNFINSLIPTGFDGRLDFYKSRTGANNKDSKEYLSNTTITLDDKNKTPSFFVRFHQLGFCDNVAEIKFNFKQPKKSTAIQDTVICKNSLINLDADPAMDMGFSSYKWYKASDPSIMISDQHKSGNLPAGDYIVELGFNNCIYKQSVKISEPQDLIINNVLIEGNKITIQVSNGIPSYQYFLDGNRQSSNVVENVSKGPHTVEVRDKCGSVLQTFYIINEKNLITPNDDGYNDVIDYSDLMTKIEPRLEVYDRNGVLVFKGSSENQYKWDGKFKGRPLPTASYWYILQWNESGNPNRVQKTGWILLKNRNSD is encoded by the coding sequence ATGCAAGCACAATTTATAAATGTAGATGTTACGACATATACACCTCAGCAATTGGTGGAAGAATTTTTGGGTGCAAAGGTATCGACTTGTATCTCGGTTTCAAATGTCACCGTTAAAGGTGGGAATATTACATCGGGAGGTGCTAGCTACGGTTATTTTGATAAAGGAACAAGCAATTTTGATATCGATAAAGGTATTATTTTATCTACAGGTAATGTTTTGAAAGCACCTGGTCCAAATGATGCTTTGCAAAGCGAGATTGGAAGTGGCTGGGGAGGAGATACGGATTTATATGACCTGTTGGGGGTTCTTAATACCAATGCAACTTATCTGGAGTTTGATTTTATTTCTTCTATCAGTGACAAAGTCAGCTTCGAGTATATGTTTCTTTCAGAAGAATATGATAAATTTAAATCTGTAACTGGTTGTGGGTATTCTGATATATTTGCATTTCTTATAAAGCCAGTTGGCAGTGCTGGTCCTTATACAAATATTGCCTTAGTTCCAGGTACTAATCAGCCGGTATCTGTTGTTAATATAAGAGGAGGCGGAGGTAATTGTCCAAGTAAGAATGAGGATTACTTTGGAAGCTTTAATCCGCAAACTTCTACTTCTCTTTCTCCAACTAATTTTAACGGACAAACCAAAATTTTAATAGCAACAGCTGATGTGGAAATTGGAAAAAAATATCATATTAAATTAGTAATTGGTGATGAAAGCAACCCGACTCACGATTCTGCTGTCTTTTTAAAAGCGGGGAGTTTTGTTGGTATTAAGGATCTTGGCTCAGATTTAAGTTTAGAGGCAGGAACAGCTCTTTGTGCAACGGGAACCCACGAAATCGATGCAACACCGTCTCCAGTGCAAGGTGTTGCAACAAATTACAAATGGTATAGAAATGGAGTCTTGGTAGCAAACGGAATGATTCCTAAATTTTTGGTTGATAATACTAATTATGGTTATTATGAGGTAGAAATAGACCTTGATACAAATTGTAAACTTAAGGGGCATATTAATATTGAGCCACAAATTCTACCAATTATTGGAGCTACAAATTTCAACAATATCTGCGATGAAGATCTTGATGGAAATGCAGATGTAATTCTTAACACATATACTTCGCAAGTTGTTTCCAATCTTTCGCAGGATTATGGATTTGATATTAAATATTTTGAATATCCTCCGGCTAATATTAATAATCCAACTGAAGCAGCTATTACTAATGTAAAATTTAACTCAGCATCAAAAGATGTTTATATGTGGTTAAAACCAGGAAGTTGCAATCCTACATTGACTAAAATAACTTTAACAAAAAATACATTAAGCTCGTTTGATAATAGTGTAAGTTTGAAGCCGTTTGATATTTGTGACGAAAAATTAGAAGGAAAGAAAGAAGTGGATATATCAAGTCCCAATTTTATTAATTCTTTGATACCTACAGGTTTTGATGGCAGACTGGATTTCTACAAATCTAGAACAGGAGCTAATAATAAAGATTCAAAAGAATATTTGTCCAATACAACTATCACTTTGGATGATAAAAATAAAACTCCATCTTTTTTTGTTCGTTTTCATCAACTAGGGTTTTGTGATAATGTTGCAGAAATTAAATTCAATTTTAAACAACCAAAAAAATCAACAGCTATTCAAGATACTGTAATTTGTAAAAACTCACTTATAAATCTGGATGCAGATCCAGCTATGGATATGGGTTTCAGTTCCTATAAATGGTACAAAGCATCCGATCCATCAATAATGATTAGCGATCAACATAAATCAGGAAATCTACCCGCAGGCGATTATATTGTGGAACTTGGGTTTAATAACTGTATTTATAAACAGTCTGTCAAAATATCAGAACCTCAGGATTTAATCATTAATAATGTTTTAATTGAAGGTAATAAAATAACGATTCAGGTTTCTAATGGTATTCCTTCTTATCAATATTTTTTAGATGGAAATAGACAGTCTTCGAATGTTGTTGAAAATGTTTCCAAAGGACCACATACAGTTGAGGTTAGGGATAAATGTGGTTCTGTGTTACAAACTTTTTATATCATTAATGAAAAAAATTTAATTACACCTAATGATGACGGTTACAACGATGTTATAGATTACTCTGATTTGATGACCAAAATAGAACCTCGACTAGAAGTTTATGATAGAAATGGAGTTTTGGTATTTAAAGGATCATCTGAAAATCAATATAAATGGGATGGTAAATTCAAAGGTAGGCCCTTACCAACCGCATCTTATTGGTATATATTGCAATGGAACGAATCTGGAAACCCTAACAGAGTGCAAAAAACCGGCTGGATCCTCCTGAAAAACAGAAACTCAGATTAA
- the trmB gene encoding tRNA (guanosine(46)-N7)-methyltransferase TrmB yields the protein MGKNKAARFRENTILPNVIQPTREQAINDFQYKGKWNEFFGNDKPIVLELGCGKGEYSVGLAKAFPDKNFIGIDIKGARFWFGAKEAIRDNLKNVAFLRTQIELIENLFAENEVSEIWITFPDPQIKYRRTKHRLTNPEFLEKYKHILKKDGIIHLKTDSEYLHGYTLGLLQGLGHHILTAHHDIYGAAEYQPDTPLLKDIRTYYEDLFSSKGKTITYIKFRLKDE from the coding sequence ATGGGGAAAAACAAAGCAGCGAGGTTTAGAGAAAATACAATATTACCAAATGTCATTCAGCCAACAAGAGAACAGGCGATTAATGACTTTCAGTACAAAGGAAAATGGAATGAATTTTTTGGTAACGATAAACCGATAGTTTTGGAGTTAGGATGTGGAAAAGGAGAGTATTCTGTAGGACTTGCAAAAGCGTTTCCGGATAAAAATTTTATTGGGATTGATATAAAAGGAGCAAGGTTTTGGTTTGGTGCTAAGGAAGCAATACGTGACAATCTGAAAAATGTCGCATTTCTCAGAACTCAGATAGAATTGATAGAAAATCTATTTGCTGAGAATGAAGTTTCTGAGATTTGGATTACTTTTCCAGATCCACAAATAAAATACAGAAGAACAAAGCACAGGTTGACCAATCCAGAGTTTTTGGAAAAATACAAACATATTCTTAAGAAAGACGGAATTATTCATCTGAAAACGGATTCAGAATATTTACACGGTTATACTTTAGGATTGTTGCAAGGTCTGGGACATCATATTCTTACGGCGCATCACGATATTTATGGCGCTGCAGAATATCAACCGGACACACCATTATTAAAAGATATTAGAACTTATTATGAAGATTTATTTTCATCTAAAGGCAAAACAATTACTTACATCAAATTCAGACTAAAGGATGAATAA
- a CDS encoding DUF6759 domain-containing protein, producing MNKLFLLFIGSCFFTSCATGNTMVSPVFVGKNTNVILETDLLKQAPKKLGAEEKAVTLLNQLFNSDESNKSMVLVISNESDCDFTMDISGNNHYSLPVGARKSESIVVERGEYEMKSQVCQSQYKVYKTFSENTQLSIKYTVVNTSNAAKNTVASLQ from the coding sequence ATGAATAAATTATTTTTACTATTTATAGGTAGTTGTTTTTTTACCAGTTGTGCTACTGGTAATACAATGGTTTCACCAGTTTTTGTAGGGAAAAATACTAATGTTATTTTAGAAACAGATTTATTGAAACAAGCTCCAAAAAAACTTGGCGCTGAAGAAAAAGCAGTTACATTGCTTAACCAGCTATTTAATAGTGATGAATCTAATAAGAGTATGGTTTTGGTTATCAGTAATGAATCAGATTGTGATTTTACAATGGATATTTCTGGCAATAACCATTATAGTCTGCCTGTAGGAGCTAGGAAAAGCGAAAGTATTGTTGTAGAAAGAGGAGAATATGAGATGAAGTCTCAGGTTTGCCAGAGCCAATACAAGGTTTACAAAACGTTTTCTGAAAATACACAATTAAGTATAAAATATACGGTCGTAAATACATCAAATGCCGCAAAAAATACTGTAGCATCATTACAATAA
- a CDS encoding glutaminyl-peptide cyclotransferase: MKKIFIASAFALLVLASCNKDKEILNTLNDYNIGQQNKGYHFGDKLQLPQDVLDYAEAITISYGDKESSNLTIDPNFFSLGENDVTFNIKTKGGEVLQQDATINVFAKAKARKISYEVVNQYPHDAKNFVQGFQIDGDIVYESDGQNGQSRLLTYKLGSTEPIISVSQPQEIFSEGSTIVGDKVYQLTWQNKKGFIYDKSTLKLLSEFAYPEAIGEGWGLTYDGKDLILSDGTKTIYFLDPTNPSKILRTIAVASDTEGYDQLNELEYHNGSIYANVWQKPIVLQINPANGEVIGIIDFTNIAKQNTTGNDDVLNGIAFKGENMVITGKNWSRIYEVVIK; encoded by the coding sequence ATGAAAAAAATTTTTATAGCATCAGCTTTTGCCCTATTAGTTCTGGCAAGTTGCAACAAAGACAAAGAAATCCTCAATACTTTGAATGACTATAACATTGGACAACAAAACAAAGGCTATCATTTTGGCGATAAACTGCAGTTGCCTCAGGATGTTTTGGATTATGCGGAAGCCATCACGATAAGTTATGGAGATAAAGAAAGCAGCAACTTGACAATTGATCCTAATTTTTTCTCTTTGGGTGAGAATGATGTGACTTTCAACATCAAAACTAAAGGTGGTGAAGTCCTGCAACAAGATGCAACCATCAATGTTTTTGCTAAAGCTAAAGCCAGAAAAATATCTTATGAAGTTGTGAATCAATATCCGCATGATGCGAAAAACTTTGTTCAAGGTTTCCAGATTGATGGCGATATTGTTTACGAATCTGATGGACAAAATGGGCAATCCAGACTCTTGACTTATAAACTAGGTTCTACTGAACCAATCATCAGCGTTTCTCAACCACAGGAGATTTTCTCTGAAGGAAGTACAATTGTAGGAGATAAAGTATATCAGCTAACTTGGCAAAATAAAAAAGGTTTTATCTACGATAAAAGTACTTTAAAGTTGTTGAGTGAATTTGCTTATCCAGAAGCTATCGGTGAAGGCTGGGGATTGACTTATGACGGGAAAGATTTAATTTTATCAGACGGAACAAAAACAATTTATTTCCTTGATCCGACAAATCCTTCAAAAATATTAAGAACAATAGCTGTAGCAAGTGACACTGAAGGTTATGACCAACTCAACGAATTAGAATACCATAATGGTTCTATCTACGCAAACGTTTGGCAAAAACCTATCGTTCTTCAAATTAATCCTGCCAATGGTGAAGTGATTGGAATTATTGATTTCACAAACATTGCAAAACAAAATACTACAGGAAATGATGATGTTCTGAACGGAATTGCTTTCAAAGGTGAAAATATGGTCATTACCGGAAAAAACTGGAGCAGAATATACGAAGTGGTTATAAAATAA
- a CDS encoding dihydrofolate reductase produces the protein MITIIAAIGNKNALGKDNQLLWKLPKDLKHFKTLTENHPVVMGRKTFESIGKPLPNRTNIVVSRKENWFQEGILIVSTLKEALKFAKKINEDFFVIGGGEIYKQTMDVADRLEITQVNGDFEADTFFPKIDPKIWQKTDEECHSKDDKNDYDFCFQTFEKINKV, from the coding sequence ATGATTACGATAATTGCTGCTATTGGAAACAAGAATGCTTTGGGAAAGGATAACCAACTGCTTTGGAAGCTTCCAAAAGATTTGAAACATTTCAAAACGCTTACAGAAAATCATCCTGTCGTGATGGGAAGAAAAACGTTCGAAAGTATTGGTAAACCTTTACCGAATCGAACCAATATTGTAGTCAGCAGAAAGGAAAACTGGTTTCAGGAAGGTATCTTGATTGTATCTACACTGAAAGAAGCTTTGAAATTCGCTAAAAAAATCAATGAAGATTTCTTTGTAATTGGTGGTGGCGAAATTTACAAGCAGACAATGGATGTTGCTGATAGATTAGAAATCACGCAAGTGAACGGAGATTTTGAAGCAGATACTTTTTTTCCAAAAATAGATCCAAAAATCTGGCAGAAAACAGACGAAGAATGTCATTCTAAAGATGATAAAAACGACTATGATTTCTGTTTCCAAACATTTGAAAAAATTAATAAAGTTTAA
- the recR gene encoding recombination mediator RecR → MDYPSKVLSKAVEEIAGLPGIGRKSALRLALHLLRQPASQGISLGSSIQNLVTDIKYCKECHNFSDSEVCDICNDEKRNDELLCIVEDVRDVMAIENTGKYKGKYLVLGGKISPMEGIGPSQLRIGSIEKKIGEGVVKELIFALSATMEGDTTAYYIYKKFKSSQVIFSSIARGIAVGDELEYADEISLGRSITNRTAYNEAG, encoded by the coding sequence ATGGATTATCCAAGTAAAGTTTTGTCGAAAGCTGTTGAAGAAATCGCAGGTTTGCCAGGGATTGGCAGGAAATCTGCGCTTCGTCTAGCGTTGCATCTTTTGCGCCAGCCGGCTTCTCAAGGTATTTCTTTGGGATCGTCGATACAAAATTTGGTAACAGATATCAAATATTGCAAAGAATGTCACAATTTCTCAGACTCAGAAGTTTGCGATATTTGTAATGATGAGAAGAGGAATGATGAGCTGCTCTGTATTGTAGAAGATGTTCGAGATGTGATGGCGATTGAAAATACAGGGAAGTACAAAGGAAAATATTTGGTTCTTGGTGGGAAAATTTCTCCAATGGAAGGGATTGGTCCAAGCCAGTTAAGGATCGGAAGTATAGAAAAGAAAATAGGAGAAGGCGTTGTAAAAGAATTGATTTTTGCACTTAGTGCAACAATGGAAGGCGATACAACGGCTTACTATATTTATAAAAAATTCAAAAGTTCGCAGGTTATATTTTCAAGTATTGCCAGAGGAATTGCGGTAGGGGATGAGTTAGAGTATGCAGATGAGATTTCTTTGGGAAGGTCTATAACCAACAGAACTGCTTATAACGAAGCCGGCTAA
- a CDS encoding glycosyltransferase family 2 protein, with product MKVSVIIVHYQVKDLLRNCILSIQKYFQGFEYEIIVVDNNSPNSDWKTLMSEFSEVNFISLDKNFGFSKANNIGVNSAKGEYVYILNPDTEIEGNYFKEILDFADSKEKFGSLGLRMHNLEGDFLPESKRSIPALVNSFEKLFTSFSNNTKTYYRNDVGEFDIAEVEIMTGANLLMKKSVYQEVGGFDERYFMYGEDIDLCYTILRKGYKNFYYGRYSILHYKGESTVKDKVYLNRFFGAMNIFIDKYYKKQKPFQYLLMKAGLKFKYFLEESKI from the coding sequence ATGAAAGTAAGTGTCATCATTGTTCATTATCAAGTGAAGGATTTGTTGAGAAATTGTATCCTTTCTATTCAAAAATATTTTCAAGGTTTTGAGTATGAAATTATTGTAGTTGATAATAATTCTCCAAACTCTGATTGGAAAACTTTGATGTCTGAATTTTCTGAAGTTAATTTCATCAGCCTCGACAAAAATTTTGGTTTTTCAAAAGCCAATAACATTGGTGTCAATTCTGCAAAAGGAGAATATGTTTACATCCTGAATCCGGATACGGAAATAGAAGGTAATTATTTTAAAGAAATCCTCGATTTTGCAGATTCTAAAGAAAAATTTGGATCTTTAGGGCTTAGGATGCATAATTTAGAAGGCGATTTTTTGCCGGAAAGTAAAAGGTCTATACCAGCTCTGGTTAATTCTTTCGAGAAATTATTCACCTCGTTTAGCAACAATACAAAAACCTATTATAGGAATGATGTTGGTGAATTTGATATTGCTGAGGTTGAGATAATGACTGGTGCTAACCTTCTGATGAAAAAGTCAGTTTATCAGGAAGTTGGCGGTTTTGATGAGCGGTATTTTATGTACGGAGAAGATATTGACCTTTGCTACACGATTCTTAGAAAAGGTTATAAAAATTTTTATTACGGTAGATATTCAATTCTTCATTACAAAGGTGAAAGTACAGTAAAAGATAAAGTTTATCTGAATCGTTTTTTTGGCGCAATGAATATCTTTATCGATAAGTATTACAAAAAACAAAAGCCGTTTCAATATCTATTGATGAAAGCAGGTCTGAAGTTCAAATATTTCCTTGAGGAATCAAAAATTTAA
- a CDS encoding aspartyl protease family protein — translation MKIKLFFCIFWSFWISAQDGFVLENADKAVIKFKLINNLIFIPMTVNGVELNFMLDSGIAETLLFSLENKEVDFKNIEKITFKGLGETVSVEALKSIKNNIKIGNHFIDKSHTVFIVLDEDFNISQDIGVPVNGIIGYYFFKNHPIEINYLKKTITVYKDSSKFPKRVKRFAEFPMTVDLNKPYMLADVEMKHDKQSSKLLLDLGNTDSVWLFPVLIKDFVYNRPNIDDFLGRGFSGDIFGKRSRINSLSIGNFRLNKPIASMPDEFSIQHLNLVKDRKGSIGSEILRRFSIIFDYPGKKIYFKPNQHLDDPFLIDGSGLELKQDGLIWEKEEVKVETARKNSAGGEINVIDNSNNFQYKFSLKPVFIVSGTRKDSPAQKAGILKNDQLISIDNKIAKDMTLSKIHAILKTNISRKIKLEIKRNGLPMKVDFTLEDPIPYIEE, via the coding sequence ATGAAAATCAAACTGTTTTTCTGCATTTTTTGGAGTTTCTGGATCTCAGCTCAGGATGGTTTCGTCTTGGAAAATGCAGATAAAGCGGTTATAAAATTCAAGTTGATTAACAACTTAATTTTCATTCCAATGACTGTAAATGGTGTTGAACTCAATTTTATGTTGGATTCTGGAATAGCAGAAACCTTGCTTTTCAGTTTGGAAAATAAAGAAGTTGATTTTAAAAACATTGAAAAAATCACCTTCAAAGGTTTAGGTGAAACAGTAAGTGTTGAAGCTTTGAAATCGATAAAAAATAATATCAAAATTGGAAATCATTTCATTGATAAATCTCACACCGTTTTTATAGTTCTAGATGAAGACTTCAATATTTCTCAAGATATCGGCGTTCCTGTAAATGGAATTATTGGTTATTATTTTTTCAAAAACCATCCAATAGAAATCAATTATTTAAAAAAAACAATTACGGTTTACAAAGACAGTTCTAAATTTCCGAAAAGAGTAAAAAGATTTGCCGAATTTCCAATGACAGTAGATCTCAACAAACCTTATATGTTGGCTGACGTGGAAATGAAACACGACAAACAAAGCTCTAAACTTCTTTTAGATTTGGGAAACACGGATTCGGTTTGGTTGTTTCCGGTTTTGATTAAAGATTTTGTCTACAATCGTCCGAATATTGATGATTTTCTGGGAAGAGGTTTCAGTGGTGATATTTTTGGAAAAAGAAGCAGAATCAATTCTCTATCAATTGGTAATTTCAGGCTTAACAAACCTATCGCTTCTATGCCGGATGAATTTTCTATCCAACATCTTAACCTTGTAAAAGATAGAAAAGGCTCTATTGGTTCAGAAATATTAAGACGTTTTTCTATTATTTTTGATTATCCTGGAAAGAAAATTTATTTCAAACCCAATCAACATTTGGACGACCCATTCCTGATTGACGGTAGCGGATTGGAGCTAAAACAAGACGGATTAATCTGGGAAAAAGAAGAAGTAAAAGTGGAAACAGCGAGAAAAAACTCGGCAGGCGGTGAGATTAATGTGATAGACAACAGCAATAATTTCCAGTACAAATTCTCATTAAAACCAGTTTTCATCGTATCCGGAACCAGAAAAGACTCACCCGCTCAGAAAGCCGGTATTCTTAAAAATGATCAACTCATAAGCATCGATAATAAAATTGCTAAGGATATGACATTGAGCAAAATACACGCTATCTTGAAAACCAATATCAGCAGAAAAATAAAACTCGAAATCAAAAGAAATGGTTTACCTATGAAAGTTGATTTCACACTGGAAGATCCAATCCCATATATTGAGGAATAA
- a CDS encoding energy transducer TonB gives MKNLLQVFGKDRMDEIVFANRNKAYGAYALRNEYSNQLTKALLVGVAFFGSLSIIPLVISALKADKVTEEFVPPTVFKLDDVTIPDDKKPAVAAVIPPKVKTVASPEYTPVRVVKKNKPEPTDDDKKNAAISNVTSPGPETTMVTAPPVIPGPPTVAPHTAPVPPAPVEDPNIIIDGKKVDVSANFKGGIDAFRQKVAQGFDTGSVDQSGMVSGVITFVVEKDGSISNIKINGENSDFNKEAERTVKSIKSKWTPAQLNGKTVRSSFRMPISMRIE, from the coding sequence ATGAAAAATTTACTACAAGTATTTGGGAAAGATCGTATGGACGAAATTGTTTTCGCTAATAGAAATAAAGCTTATGGCGCCTATGCTCTTAGAAATGAGTATTCTAATCAGTTAACAAAAGCATTACTTGTAGGAGTTGCTTTCTTTGGTTCGCTGTCTATTATTCCTTTAGTGATATCAGCCCTCAAAGCTGATAAGGTTACAGAGGAATTTGTGCCGCCAACTGTTTTTAAATTGGATGATGTAACAATACCAGATGACAAAAAACCAGCTGTCGCTGCTGTCATTCCTCCAAAAGTTAAAACTGTAGCATCTCCGGAATATACACCAGTAAGAGTTGTGAAAAAGAATAAACCAGAACCAACAGACGATGACAAAAAGAATGCTGCAATCAGCAATGTGACTTCTCCAGGTCCAGAAACTACAATGGTTACAGCGCCTCCAGTAATTCCTGGTCCCCCAACTGTTGCGCCTCACACTGCTCCGGTTCCTCCAGCTCCAGTTGAAGATCCAAACATAATTATTGATGGTAAAAAAGTAGATGTTTCTGCTAATTTTAAGGGAGGGATAGATGCATTCCGTCAAAAAGTTGCTCAAGGTTTCGATACAGGATCTGTTGATCAATCAGGTATGGTTTCTGGCGTGATTACCTTTGTTGTGGAAAAAGACGGAAGCATTTCTAATATCAAAATCAACGGAGAAAATTCCGATTTTAATAAAGAAGCAGAGAGAACCGTGAAATCTATAAAATCAAAATGGACACCAGCTCAACTGAATGGTAAAACCGTAAGGTCATCTTTCAGAATGCCGATTTCTATGAGAATAGAATAG